In Arthrobacter burdickii, one DNA window encodes the following:
- a CDS encoding STAS domain-containing protein, whose protein sequence is MEFTTQDKGRYTEVSASGRLNMVAAPKLREVIDEVVSGGGKRIVVNLADTSFMDSSGLGALIGCLKLARQSGGDLRIAAVQPQVNMVLELTSMHRVLTPHATPEEAFLND, encoded by the coding sequence ATGGAATTCACCACGCAGGACAAGGGACGCTACACCGAGGTGTCGGCCAGCGGCCGCCTGAACATGGTCGCAGCGCCCAAGCTGCGCGAGGTCATCGACGAGGTCGTCAGCGGGGGCGGCAAGCGGATCGTCGTCAACCTCGCGGACACCAGCTTCATGGATTCCTCCGGCCTCGGCGCGCTGATCGGCTGCCTCAAGCTCGCCCGGCAGTCGGGCGGGGACCTGCGCATCGCCGCCGTGCAGCCGCAGGTGAACATGGTGCTCGAACTGACCAGCATGCACCGCGTCCTGACACCGCACGCAACACCCGAGGAAGCCTTCCTCAATGACTGA
- a CDS encoding SpoIIE family protein phosphatase, whose product MTAAPEIRRALVVEDDVDIRGLLVQILKREGFEVTEAATAREGLEKARAGADLITLDLNLPDGDGVEVCRAVREFSDAYILMITARTDEIERLTGLETGADDYISKPFSPRELVARINSLFRRQSRQAAVDVANADERQRAAEVQKNLLPRDNLRIQDYELAGRFRPSRSVGGDFYDWYGTPDGLHLTVADAMGKGMGAALIAATVRAIMRSVAPQPSIETAFATAARATEADLEQTSSFVTLFHGRLDAATGVVGYVDAGHGLALHVAADGGVTRLSSGGPPVGAWPDQAWPPGTVSLRPGDSLAIVSDGLLDIYETVDQFTEAVAGVITAASSAEDACAVLLDMADVPEVADDVTVVVLQRLLG is encoded by the coding sequence ATGACTGCCGCCCCGGAAATACGCCGTGCACTGGTTGTTGAGGACGACGTAGATATTCGGGGCCTGCTCGTGCAGATCCTGAAGCGTGAGGGCTTCGAGGTGACCGAAGCCGCCACCGCCCGCGAGGGTCTCGAGAAGGCCCGCGCCGGTGCCGACCTCATCACGCTCGACCTCAACCTGCCCGACGGCGACGGCGTGGAGGTCTGCCGTGCTGTCCGCGAGTTCTCCGACGCCTACATCCTGATGATCACCGCCCGCACGGACGAGATCGAGCGCCTGACCGGCCTCGAGACCGGCGCGGACGACTACATCAGCAAGCCCTTCAGTCCGCGCGAGCTCGTCGCGCGCATCAACTCCCTCTTCCGCCGCCAGAGCCGCCAGGCGGCCGTCGACGTCGCCAACGCGGACGAGCGCCAGCGCGCCGCCGAGGTCCAGAAGAACCTCCTCCCCCGCGACAACCTGAGGATCCAGGACTACGAGCTCGCCGGACGGTTCCGGCCGTCCCGCAGTGTCGGAGGTGACTTCTACGACTGGTACGGCACGCCGGACGGACTGCACCTCACCGTCGCGGACGCGATGGGCAAGGGCATGGGTGCCGCGCTGATCGCAGCGACCGTCCGCGCGATCATGCGGTCCGTGGCGCCCCAGCCGAGCATCGAGACCGCCTTCGCGACGGCGGCGCGCGCCACGGAGGCGGACCTCGAGCAGACCAGCTCGTTCGTCACGCTCTTCCACGGGCGCCTCGATGCCGCCACCGGCGTCGTCGGCTATGTCGACGCGGGCCATGGCCTCGCACTGCACGTCGCGGCCGACGGTGGCGTCACGCGACTCTCGTCGGGGGGACCACCCGTGGGTGCCTGGCCGGACCAGGCGTGGCCGCCCGGTACGGTCAGCCTCCGGCCCGGCGACTCCCTGGCCATCGTGAGCGACGGCCTGCTGGACATCTATGAGACGGTGGACCAGTTCACGGAGGCAGTAGCCGGCGTCATCACGGCCGCCTCCAGCGCGGAGGACGCCTGCGCGGTCCTGCTGGACATGGCTGACGTGCCCGAGGTGGCCGACGACGTCACCGTCGTCGTCCTCCAGCGCCTGCTGGGCTGA